The following are encoded in a window of Pectinophora gossypiella chromosome 8, ilPecGoss1.1, whole genome shotgun sequence genomic DNA:
- the LOC126369131 gene encoding dynein intermediate chain 3, ciliary-like, whose protein sequence is MPFFKSTYEYVKTRKTFGRQPLFQMVPGHVVDAIYPDKEMQKLYALRNPVHRFVQATLPQSEHDCNTKQLILHDTSINHAEGGWPREVNWDHEEQVNRHVRRVLHDDGYVSAVKNMAPTIQHCIDQNNAIEMYTTYFSNMPKQELVEKYSIKISNTFRDELKRPVSSIIWTNEKNTKLAVSHYSPIPSHTTRDGSSDYLQNNCYIWDIHEESTPLHVLRHEDACWRLATSPVNPEILIGGMENGTVNIFDLRSGDTAVRNSSVFHSHSRPITGLLFLHSRTNNEIFTGSPDGQCLWWDLRKLSHPVDSLPMAIRIPPKAEPSIKYAEGVSALQYDRNLPTRFLCGTESGLVINVNRMGKTHSEILTSFWEAHCGPVRALHRSPCFLRMFMTCGDYTVRIWSEEIRAAPIIVTRPYRHQVTDIAWAPRRFSSYMSICEGGVFRFWDLLRKYKEPVAQLQVSDYPLTKITPHGKGELIAIGDNIGSTFLLQLSEKMTVSANRDRNLVLQMYERERRREHILDNRVKELNLKRRAEEEALALHETLVEDEGLEEEEIDKETEEKYFEIVNQYIQLLGGSEEHGEKRITFE, encoded by the coding sequence aTGCCTTTCTTCAAATCAACGTATGAATACGTTAAAACAAGAAAAACCTTCGGGAGACAACCATTGTTCCAAATGGTACCGGGCCACGTGGTTGACGCTATCTACCCTGACAAGGAAATGCAAAAATTGTATGCGCTTAGAAATCCTGTACATCGCTTCGTACAAGCAACGCTGCCACAATCAGAACATGACTGTAACACGAAGCAACTGATACTTCACGACACAAGTATAAACCACGCAGAGGGTGGCTGGCCTCGTGAAGTGAACTGGGATCACGAAGAACAAGTAAACCGCCACGTTCGACGCGTCTTACACGATGATGGCTATGTAAGTGCGGTTAAGAACATGGCCCCAACAATACAGCACTGTATCGACCAAAATAATGCTATCGAAATGTACACTACATATTTTAGTAACATGCCGAAACAGGAACTTGTCGAAAAGTATAGCATTAAAATATCCAATACTTTCCGTGACGAACTAAAAAGGCCAGTTTCATCTATAATTTGGACTAATGAGAAAAATACTAAGTTAGCCGTATCACATTATTCACCTATACCGTCGCATACTACCAGAGACGGAAGCTCTGATTATTTACAGAACAACTGCTATATCTGGGACATACACGAAGAAAGTACTCCATTACACGTATTAAGACACGAGGACGCTTGCTGGCGCCTTGCAACGTCTCCTGTGAATCCCGAAATATTAATCGGTGGTATGGAGAATGGTACTGTAAATATTTTTGACTTGCGAAGCGGTGATACAGCTGTAAGAAACAGCTCCGTTTTTCATTCTCACAGTCGTCCAATAACAGGATTACTCTTCCTACATAGTCGAActaataatgaaatatttacTGGTTCACCCGATGGACAATGCTTATGGTGGGACTTGCGAAAACTTTCACATCCTGTAGATAGCCTTCCAATGGCGATTAGAATACCTCCAAAAGCGGAACCCAGTATTAAATATGCTGAAGGTGTAAGTGCTTTACAATACGACCGAAATCTGCCGACTAGATTCCTTTGTGGGACAGAGTCTGGTTTGGTAATCAATGTGAACCGTATGGGCAAAACACACTCTGAAATCTTAACTTCATTTTGGGAGGCGCACTGTGGCCCGGTCCGAGCATTACATCGGAGTCCCTGTTTCCTGCGAATGTTCATGACGTGCGGTGACTACACTGTGCGAATATGGAGCGAGGAAATTCGCGCTGCGCCCATCATAGTAACACGACCCTACCGCCATCAAGTGACTGATATCGCTTGGGCTCCAAGACGCTTCTCCAGTTACATGTCGATTTGCGAAGGCGGAGTTTTTCGATTTTGGGATTTATTACGAAAGTATAAAGAACCTGTGGCACAGTTGCAAGTGTCCGACTATCCTTTGACAAAGATCACCCCTCATGGAAAGGGCGAACTGATCGCTATTGGAGATAACATCGGCTCCACGTTCCTACTACAACTGTCTGAAAAAATGACTGTATCAGCCAATCGCGATAGGAATCTTGTGTTGCAAATGTACGAACGTGAAAGACGACGTGAACATATTTTGGACAATCGAGTTAAGGAGCTCAATCTTAAAAGACGCGCAGAGGAAGAAGCTCTCGCACTTCATGAGACCCTTGTAGAAGACGAAGGCCTCGAAGAGGAAGAGATAGATAAGGAAACTGAAGAAAAGTACTTTGAAATTGTGAATCAGTATATACAACTACTGGGAGGATCAGAAGAACATGGAGAGAAAAGGATTACTTTTGAGTAG